The proteins below are encoded in one region of Bacillus vallismortis:
- the folB gene encoding dihydroneopterin aldolase gives MDKVYVEGMEFYGYHGVFKEENKLGQRFKVDLTAELDLSKAGQTDDLEETINYAELYHVCKDIVEGEPVKLVETLAERIAESVLNKFKPVKQCTVKVIKPDPPIPGHYKSVAIEITRKKS, from the coding sequence ATGGATAAAGTCTATGTAGAAGGAATGGAGTTTTACGGATATCACGGTGTGTTCAAAGAGGAAAACAAGCTTGGTCAGCGGTTTAAAGTTGATCTAACCGCTGAGCTGGATTTAAGCAAAGCCGGACAAACAGACGACCTTGAGGAAACGATCAACTACGCTGAGCTCTATCACGTATGTAAAGATATCGTAGAAGGGGAACCTGTGAAATTGGTGGAAACACTGGCGGAACGTATTGCTGAATCTGTCCTTAACAAATTTAAGCCAGTAAAGCAATGTACTGTGAAAGTCATTAAGCCCGATCCGCCAATTCCCGGACACTATAAATCAGTAGCGATTGAAATCACGAGAAAAAAATCATGA
- the folP gene encoding dihydropteroate synthase has translation MAQQTIDQTQVIHTKPSALSYNEKTLVMGILNVTPDSFSDGGKYDSLDKALLHAKEMIDDGAHIIDIGGESTRPGAEYVSEDEEMSRVIPVIERITKELGVPISVDTYKASVADEAVKAGASIINDIWGAKHDPKMASVAAEHNVPIVLMHNRPERNYNDLLPDMLSDLLESVKIAVEAGVEEKNIILDPGIGFAKTYHDNLAVMNKLEIFSGLGYPVLLATSRKRFIGRVLDLPPEERTEGTGATVCLGIQKGCDIVRVHDVKQIARMAKMMDAMLNKGGKHHG, from the coding sequence ATGGCGCAGCAAACAATAGACCAAACACAAGTAATCCACACCAAGCCCAGCGCTTTATCATATAACGAGAAGACACTGGTGATGGGGATTTTAAACGTAACGCCTGACTCTTTCTCGGACGGCGGAAAATATGACAGCTTGGACAAGGCGTTGCTGCACGCGAAAGAGATGATCGATGACGGTGCCCATATCATTGACATCGGAGGAGAATCCACAAGACCCGGCGCCGAGTATGTGTCAGAGGATGAGGAAATGTCCAGAGTGATTCCTGTGATTGAGCGTATCACAAAAGAACTGGGCGTGCCGATTTCTGTAGATACGTACAAGGCTTCTGTCGCAGATGAAGCTGTTAAAGCCGGCGCATCTATCATCAATGATATTTGGGGAGCGAAACATGACCCAAAGATGGCATCTGTTGCAGCCGAACACAACGTACCGATTGTTCTCATGCATAACCGCCCAGAGAGGAATTACAATGACTTATTGCCGGATATGTTATCGGACTTATTGGAGAGTGTGAAAATCGCTGTTGAGGCCGGTGTGGAGGAGAAGAACATTATTCTTGATCCCGGAATTGGTTTCGCGAAAACCTATCACGATAATTTGGCAGTGATGAACAAACTCGAGATTTTCAGCGGGCTGGGGTATCCGGTTCTTTTGGCAACCTCCCGAAAAAGATTCATCGGACGTGTGTTGGATCTTCCGCCTGAGGAGCGGACTGAGGGCACAGGTGCAACTGTGTGTCTCGGGATTCAAAAAGGCTGCGACATCGTCAGGGTCCATGATGTAAAACAAATTGCCAGAATGGCGAAAATGATGGACGCAATGCTGAATAAGGGAGGGAAGCACCATGGATAA
- a CDS encoding helix-turn-helix domain-containing protein, which translates to MEADIWGRRIRAFRKLKGYTQEGFAKALGISVSILGEIERGNRLPSADIIQGAADVLNISVDELAPSEKDNK; encoded by the coding sequence ATGGAAGCAGATATCTGGGGTAGACGAATTCGTGCATTCAGAAAGCTGAAAGGTTATACTCAAGAAGGATTTGCAAAAGCATTAGGTATATCAGTTTCTATTCTCGGCGAAATTGAACGCGGAAACCGATTGCCATCAGCTGACATCATTCAAGGTGCAGCAGATGTTTTAAATATAAGCGTGGACGAATTAGCGCCGTCAGAAAAAGATAACAAATGA
- the folK gene encoding 2-amino-4-hydroxy-6-hydroxymethyldihydropteridine diphosphokinase, producing the protein MNNIAYIALGSNIGDKEKYLRRAVTLLHQHDEVTVTKVSSIYETDPVGYEDQAEFLNMAVEITTSLNPFELLELTQHIEYELGRTREVRWGPRTADLDILLFNRENIETEQLIVPHPRMYERLFVLVPLAEICQQVEEEAISAETDQEGVRVWKQISGVDEFVHSES; encoded by the coding sequence ATGAACAATATAGCTTATATTGCGCTTGGGTCGAACATTGGAGATAAAGAAAAGTATTTAAGGCGAGCGGTGACATTGTTGCATCAACATGATGAGGTGACAGTTACTAAAGTATCCTCTATTTACGAAACTGATCCGGTCGGATACGAAGATCAAGCTGAATTCTTGAATATGGCTGTTGAAATCACGACATCGCTGAACCCTTTTGAACTTCTAGAACTGACACAGCATATAGAATATGAGTTAGGCAGAACAAGGGAAGTAAGATGGGGACCGCGGACGGCAGACCTTGACATTTTGCTGTTTAATCGTGAAAATATTGAAACAGAGCAACTAATTGTTCCGCATCCGAGAATGTATGAGCGTTTGTTTGTCCTTGTGCCGCTCGCGGAGATTTGCCAGCAGGTTGAAGAAGAGGCAATAAGCGCGGAAACAGACCAAGAAGGTGTAAGAGTATGGAAGCAGATATCTGGGGTAGACGAATTCGTGCATTCAGAAAGCTGA